The region AATAACGATAATTAAAATGTTTCAAATATTTTAGTATTCAAAATACAATTTAATTGTTTAAAATAGTAATTTGAAACGTTGAAATAAAATCAGAGATGTTCGTTTAGGCTCATTTCTTTGTTTGAATAATCTTTCAAGTTCTACCACACTTTTAAATTTTGAATGAATGTCTTAATTTCTTCAAACATTTTATTTTTATTTTCCTTGTTTTTATCAATTATTTTTATTAAGGCACTTCCTACAATTATTCCATCGACGTAATTAATTATTAGCTTAACTTTTTCAGGGGTATCTATTCCAAAACCTATAGCCAAGGGTATATTGACATATTTTCTGATTTTTTGAACATACTCATTTATGTACTCAACAGGTCCTCTACTGTCTCCAGTTACGCCCATTAGAGAAACACAATATAAAAATCCTGTTGCATAATTTGAAATTTCTTTTAATCTTTCTTCAGAAGTATTTGGCGCAACTAATAATATTCCATCAATCCCGTTTTCTTTTAACTTTTCATAGAATTCAATTTCTTCATCAAAAGGCAAATCTGGTATTATTACCCCTGAAATTCCAGTACGCTTACAATCTTCAATAAATTTGTCCTCTCCATAATTAAAGATTGAATTATAATATCCCATTAAAACAAGAGGTGTATGGATTCTACCTTTTATACTTTCTAATGTATTAAAAATTTTTCTTAGGTTGACACCATTTTTTAAT is a window of Defluviitoga tunisiensis DNA encoding:
- the trpA gene encoding tryptophan synthase subunit alpha → MSKIQQIFNNNKALITYITAGDPDLETTKDIIFELNNDGVDIIEIGIPFSDPLADGPVIQEASQRALKNGVNLRKIFNTLESIKGRIHTPLVLMGYYNSIFNYGEDKFIEDCKRTGISGVIIPDLPFDEEIEFYEKLKENGIDGILLVAPNTSEERLKEISNYATGFLYCVSLMGVTGDSRGPVEYINEYVQKIRKYVNIPLAIGFGIDTPEKVKLIINYVDGIIVGSALIKIIDKNKENKNKMFEEIKTFIQNLKVW